The Algiphilus sp. genome contains a region encoding:
- the glnT gene encoding type III glutamate--ammonia ligase produces the protein MMPPHIESLIAEHEIRFVLAQFVDIHGVAKTKSVPAHCLMDVVEEGAGFAGFAVWGLGMGPHGPDFMARGDLDTLTPVPWQPGYARIACTGYVNGEPYPYDSRYVLQRQIARLAERGWTFHTGLEPEFCLLKRGADGGLVPVDESDTLDKPCYDYKGLSRSREFLEQLVGNLQQIGYEIYQIDHEDANGQFEVNYKYTDAMTSADRFVLLRMAAGEIANRLGMICSFMPKPVSSRTGNGMHYHMSITDADGNAIFHDDADAQGLGLSKTAYHFLGGLLAHAPALCAFAAPTVNSYKRLVVGGSASGATWAPVYVTYGDNNRSAMVRVPYGHLEYRLPDAGCNPYLVTASLIAAGLDGVERELDPGQARNINLYDLGPAQCREQGIDILPQNLSEALQALEADPLFADTLGRELVDEFITIKRDEWIEYSRHVSDWEVARYAEYF, from the coding sequence ATGATGCCCCCTCACATCGAGAGCCTGATCGCCGAGCACGAGATCCGCTTCGTGCTCGCCCAGTTCGTCGACATTCACGGGGTCGCCAAGACCAAGTCCGTGCCCGCCCACTGCCTGATGGACGTGGTGGAGGAGGGCGCCGGCTTCGCCGGCTTCGCGGTCTGGGGGCTGGGCATGGGCCCGCACGGTCCCGACTTCATGGCGCGCGGCGATCTCGACACGCTGACGCCGGTGCCCTGGCAGCCGGGCTACGCGCGCATCGCCTGCACCGGCTACGTCAACGGCGAGCCCTATCCCTACGACTCGCGCTACGTCCTGCAGCGGCAGATCGCGCGGCTGGCCGAGCGCGGCTGGACCTTCCACACCGGGCTGGAGCCGGAGTTCTGCCTGCTCAAGCGCGGCGCCGACGGCGGGCTGGTGCCGGTGGACGAGAGCGACACGCTGGACAAGCCCTGCTACGACTACAAGGGCCTGTCGCGCTCGCGCGAATTCCTCGAGCAGCTGGTCGGCAACCTGCAGCAGATCGGCTACGAGATCTATCAGATCGACCACGAGGACGCCAACGGCCAGTTCGAGGTCAACTACAAGTACACCGATGCCATGACTTCGGCCGACCGCTTCGTGCTGCTGCGCATGGCGGCCGGCGAGATCGCCAACCGGCTGGGCATGATCTGCTCCTTCATGCCCAAGCCGGTGTCGAGCCGGACCGGCAACGGCATGCACTACCACATGTCCATCACCGACGCGGACGGCAACGCGATCTTCCACGACGATGCGGATGCCCAGGGGCTGGGCCTGTCGAAGACCGCCTACCACTTCCTGGGCGGCCTGCTCGCGCACGCGCCGGCGCTGTGCGCCTTTGCCGCGCCCACGGTCAACTCCTACAAGCGGCTGGTCGTGGGCGGCTCGGCCTCGGGCGCGACCTGGGCGCCGGTCTACGTCACCTACGGCGACAACAACCGCTCGGCCATGGTGCGCGTGCCCTACGGCCATCTCGAGTACCGCCTGCCCGATGCCGGCTGCAATCCCTATCTGGTGACCGCGTCGCTGATCGCGGCCGGTCTCGACGGCGTCGAGCGCGAGCTCGATCCCGGTCAGGCGCGCAACATCAATCTCTACGACCTCGGGCCGGCGCAGTGCCGCGAGCAGGGCATCGACATCCTGCCGCAGAACCTCAGCGAGGCGCTGCAGGCGCTGGAGGCCGACCCGCTCTTCGCCGACACGCTCGGCCGCGAGCTGGTCGACGAGTTCATCACGATCAAGCGC
- a CDS encoding glycine cleavage T C-terminal barrel domain-containing protein encodes MAFRTPDPGPLEWIDRSRELTFRFEGRTRRAHPGDCITAALLAGGVDLLGRSFKYHRPRGAWSMADHDVNALFCSADDTHIRGDITPVTEGMTLHPVNVRGTLANDADAWLDRAGRFLPVGFYYKAFHRPRALFPYWERVIRERAGLGRVSVQWMPQRRPSRFAHPDVLVVGAGPAGLSAALVAAEAGFSVLLADENPHPGGSFDYQWVHDDAARQRRTRLLAAVRGHRRIALRCCATALGTYADHFVPLATPDGIVKVRARGIIVATGVIEQPAVFRNNDRPGVMLASGAQRLLHRYGVAPCRRAVVLTANAEGYVAAADMRAAGVAIAALVDMHAEPSDPAIAQRLAGEGVPVLCGHTVREAHGARRVRAVTVAPVDATGECVDRDARRIACDGVLMSAGWAPAGALLAQAGARFRYDDTLAMPVPEHWPDTVVPAGRVNGAFTIAQQCDDGIAAARRLTAVLQGRPAPEPASTRDQRAHGAAWPVARHARGRNFVDLDEDVQLKDLEQAAREGFDSIELLKRFSTVGMGPSQGKHSNLAAIRVLARWRGEDIDATGSTTARPMVQPVRLEDLAGRLLRPQRLTPLHDAHVAHGAQFLEAGDWLRPAWYGAAGERAVAIAGEVAAVRRDAGVIDVSTLGKFEVLGPDAGRLLDAAYTLRMTTLRAGRSRYALMVDTTGVIVDDGIVGRLGAQQFYVTATSGHAAATFRTLARLAQEHALDVHLLDRTGRMGAISLAGPNARRLLAPLTDLALDEDAFGYQAIRTGRVCGHPARLVRVGFVGELGYEIHLDARHVAAVWQALVESGAAPCGVEAQRVLRLEKGHLIVGQDTDGLTHPYEVGMGRAVHLDKPHFQGRPALTRLAEQPRRRLVGFALFADARTPLPQECHLVIRDGAIAGRVTSIARSAVLGRAIGLAMVDAALADSDELLHIRVDGDDMVVAERVPTPFYDPEGLRQKPEAKAVMS; translated from the coding sequence TTGGCCTTCCGGACGCCTGATCCCGGTCCGCTGGAATGGATCGACCGATCGCGCGAGCTGACCTTCCGCTTCGAGGGGCGCACCCGTCGCGCGCATCCCGGCGACTGCATTACCGCGGCCCTGCTCGCGGGCGGCGTCGACCTGCTCGGCCGCAGCTTCAAGTACCACCGCCCGCGCGGCGCCTGGTCGATGGCCGATCACGACGTCAATGCGCTGTTCTGCTCGGCCGACGACACCCACATCCGCGGTGACATCACGCCGGTGACCGAGGGCATGACCCTGCATCCGGTGAATGTGCGCGGCACGCTGGCCAACGATGCCGACGCCTGGCTCGACCGTGCCGGGCGCTTCCTGCCGGTGGGCTTCTACTACAAGGCCTTCCACCGACCGCGCGCATTGTTCCCGTACTGGGAGCGCGTCATCCGGGAGCGCGCCGGCCTCGGTCGCGTGTCGGTGCAATGGATGCCGCAGCGCCGGCCATCGCGGTTCGCGCATCCGGACGTCCTGGTGGTCGGTGCCGGCCCCGCCGGCCTGAGCGCGGCGCTGGTGGCGGCCGAGGCCGGATTCTCGGTGCTGCTCGCCGACGAGAACCCGCACCCGGGCGGCAGCTTCGACTATCAGTGGGTGCACGACGATGCCGCGCGACAGCGGCGCACGCGCCTGCTCGCGGCGGTGCGCGGGCATCGGCGCATCGCGCTGCGCTGCTGCGCCACCGCGCTGGGCACGTACGCCGATCACTTCGTGCCGCTGGCCACGCCCGACGGCATCGTCAAGGTGCGTGCGCGCGGGATCATCGTCGCGACCGGCGTCATCGAGCAGCCGGCGGTGTTCCGCAACAACGACCGGCCCGGCGTCATGCTCGCCTCCGGCGCGCAGCGCCTGCTCCATCGCTACGGCGTCGCTCCGTGCCGGCGCGCCGTCGTGCTCACCGCCAATGCGGAGGGCTACGTTGCGGCCGCCGACATGCGCGCGGCGGGTGTCGCGATCGCGGCGCTGGTCGACATGCACGCCGAGCCTTCCGATCCCGCGATCGCGCAGCGTCTGGCCGGCGAGGGCGTTCCGGTGCTGTGCGGTCACACCGTGCGCGAAGCCCACGGCGCGCGGCGGGTGCGGGCGGTGACGGTGGCGCCGGTGGACGCGACCGGCGAGTGCGTTGATCGCGATGCGCGGCGCATTGCCTGCGACGGCGTGCTGATGAGCGCGGGCTGGGCTCCGGCGGGCGCGCTGCTGGCACAGGCCGGGGCGCGCTTCCGCTACGACGACACGCTGGCCATGCCGGTGCCCGAGCACTGGCCCGACACCGTCGTGCCCGCCGGCCGGGTCAACGGCGCCTTCACCATCGCCCAGCAGTGCGATGACGGCATCGCCGCGGCGCGGCGACTGACCGCGGTGCTGCAGGGGCGGCCCGCGCCGGAGCCGGCGAGCACGCGCGACCAGCGCGCGCACGGCGCGGCGTGGCCGGTGGCGCGGCACGCGCGCGGCCGCAACTTCGTCGACCTCGACGAGGACGTGCAGCTCAAGGATCTCGAGCAGGCCGCGCGCGAGGGTTTCGACAGCATCGAGCTGCTCAAGCGCTTCTCCACCGTCGGCATGGGACCGAGCCAGGGCAAGCATTCCAACCTGGCGGCCATCCGCGTGCTGGCGCGCTGGCGCGGCGAGGACATCGACGCCACCGGCAGTACCACCGCGCGGCCGATGGTGCAGCCGGTACGGCTGGAGGACCTCGCCGGCCGCCTTCTGCGCCCGCAGCGTCTGACGCCGCTGCACGATGCGCACGTCGCGCACGGTGCGCAGTTTCTGGAGGCCGGCGACTGGCTGCGACCGGCGTGGTACGGCGCCGCCGGCGAGCGCGCGGTGGCGATCGCCGGTGAAGTGGCGGCAGTGCGCCGCGATGCCGGTGTCATCGACGTGTCCACGCTCGGCAAGTTCGAGGTGCTGGGCCCCGATGCCGGGCGGCTGCTCGACGCTGCCTACACGCTGCGCATGACGACCCTGCGCGCGGGGCGCTCGCGCTACGCGCTGATGGTCGACACCACCGGGGTGATCGTCGACGACGGCATCGTCGGCCGGCTCGGTGCGCAGCAGTTCTACGTCACCGCCACCAGCGGACACGCGGCGGCGACCTTCCGGACCCTGGCGCGTCTGGCGCAGGAGCACGCGCTCGACGTGCACCTGCTCGACCGCACCGGGCGCATGGGGGCGATCAGTCTCGCCGGCCCGAATGCGCGGCGGCTGCTGGCACCGCTCACCGATCTCGCGCTGGACGAGGACGCCTTCGGCTACCAGGCCATCCGCACCGGCCGCGTGTGCGGGCATCCGGCCCGGCTGGTGCGGGTGGGCTTCGTCGGCGAGCTGGGCTACGAGATCCATCTCGACGCCCGTCACGTCGCGGCCGTGTGGCAGGCGCTGGTCGAGAGTGGCGCGGCGCCCTGCGGCGTGGAGGCACAGCGCGTGCTGCGGCTGGAGAAGGGCCACCTGATCGTCGGGCAGGACACCGACGGGCTGACCCATCCCTACGAGGTCGGCATGGGGCGCGCCGTCCATCTGGACAAGCCGCATTTCCAGGGGCGCCCGGCGCTGACACGGCTCGCGGAGCAGCCGAGGCGACGGCTGGTGGGATTCGCCCTGTTCGCCGACGCACGCACGCCGCTGCCGCAGGAGTGCCATCTGGTGATCCGCGACGGCGCCATCGCGGGGCGCGTGACCAGCATCGCGCGCTCGGCCGTACTGGGCCGTGCCATCGGTCTGGCGATGGTCGACGCCGCACTGGCCGACAGCGACGAGCTGCTGCACATCCGCGTCGACGGGGACGACATGGTGGTGGCCGAGCGCGTGCCGACGCCCTTCTATGATCCCGAGGGGCTGCGCCAGAAGCCGGAAGCGAAGGCGGTGATGTCATGA
- a CDS encoding sarcosine oxidase subunit delta: MKWLDLPVIGARPLDEFVYGGEHRPVPASDADAAAVAAHVFHRSGGARRLREWWYHEPTGRWYVVDRDTHEDRVERVVPLEEVAVGLPDA, from the coding sequence GTGAAGTGGCTCGATCTGCCCGTGATCGGCGCCCGCCCGCTGGACGAGTTCGTCTACGGCGGCGAGCACCGGCCCGTGCCGGCATCCGACGCGGACGCCGCGGCGGTGGCCGCCCACGTCTTCCACCGCAGCGGCGGCGCGCGCCGGCTGCGCGAGTGGTGGTACCACGAGCCCACCGGGCGCTGGTACGTGGTCGACCGCGACACCCATGAGGACCGCGTCGAGCGGGTCGTGCCGCTGGAGGAGGTGGCCGTTGGCCTTCCGGACGCCTGA
- a CDS encoding FAD-dependent oxidoreductase, with protein MAPHYDVVVIGGGGHGLACAYYLAREHGIRRVAVLEQGYLGGGNTARNTTIVRSNYLTPEGVRFYDTSVRMFRTLSEELDINLFYSERGHYTLAHSDEAMRTMRWRAEVNRHLGVDSRLADRDEIAEAVPGIDLDCGGRHPVHGALFHGPGAVARHDAVAWGYARAAAAHGVEIHQQTRVTGLRTAGGRITGVVTDRGAIACGAVVSAVAGSTPAITDMLGLDTPIEIYPLQACVTEPVKPFLDTIVVSGSLHVYVSQSARGELVMGAAVDPAVLHATRATFGFVEGLADRLLDLLPRVGRLRVLRQWAGMADMTPDFAPIMGTTPVDGFHLDAGWGTWGFKATPVSGWTMAATVAAGRNHELIAPFGLDRFGAFALVGEKGAASVGH; from the coding sequence CTGGCGCCGCACTACGACGTCGTCGTCATCGGCGGCGGCGGGCACGGGCTGGCCTGTGCCTATTACCTGGCGCGCGAGCACGGCATCCGCAGGGTGGCGGTGCTGGAGCAGGGCTACCTAGGCGGCGGCAACACTGCACGCAACACCACCATCGTGCGGTCGAACTATCTGACTCCGGAAGGGGTGCGCTTCTACGACACCAGCGTGCGCATGTTCCGCACGCTGTCGGAGGAGCTGGACATCAACCTGTTCTATTCCGAGCGCGGTCACTACACGCTGGCGCACTCGGACGAGGCCATGCGCACCATGCGCTGGCGCGCCGAGGTCAATCGGCATCTCGGCGTCGACAGCCGTCTGGCCGATCGCGACGAGATCGCGGAGGCGGTGCCGGGCATCGATCTCGACTGCGGCGGCCGGCATCCCGTGCACGGCGCGCTGTTCCACGGCCCCGGTGCGGTCGCGCGCCACGATGCCGTGGCCTGGGGGTACGCGCGCGCCGCGGCCGCGCACGGCGTCGAGATCCACCAGCAGACGCGCGTCACCGGTCTGCGCACCGCCGGGGGGCGCATCACCGGCGTGGTCACCGACCGCGGCGCGATCGCCTGCGGGGCGGTGGTCTCGGCGGTGGCCGGCTCGACGCCCGCCATCACCGACATGCTGGGCCTGGACACGCCCATCGAGATCTATCCGCTGCAGGCCTGCGTGACCGAGCCGGTCAAGCCCTTCCTCGACACCATCGTGGTGTCGGGCAGCCTGCACGTCTACGTCAGCCAGTCGGCGCGCGGCGAGCTGGTGATGGGGGCCGCGGTTGACCCCGCCGTGCTGCACGCGACGCGCGCCACCTTCGGCTTCGTCGAGGGCCTGGCCGACCGCCTGCTCGACCTCCTGCCGCGGGTCGGCCGGCTGCGCGTGCTGCGCCAGTGGGCCGGCATGGCGGACATGACCCCGGACTTCGCGCCGATCATGGGCACGACGCCGGTCGACGGTTTCCATCTCGATGCCGGCTGGGGCACCTGGGGCTTCAAGGCCACGCCGGTCAGCGGATGGACCATGGCCGCCACCGTGGCGGCGGGCCGCAATCACGAGCTCATCGCGCCCTTCGGGCTGGATCGCTTCGGCGCCTTCGCGCTGGTCGGCGAGAAGGGCGCGGCCTCGGTGGGGCACTGA
- a CDS encoding universal stress protein, whose amino-acid sequence MYQSILVPTDLAHVDKLHKSLQTAVHLAQQYGATLCYAAVTPNGPSSVAASAEEFEQKLKAFAAEQGETHGVKTRSVAVVAHDAAVELDDRLLDTIEETGADLVVMASHVPGLADRLHIMHSNAGRIATRAEVSVFVVR is encoded by the coding sequence ATGTACCAATCCATCCTCGTGCCCACCGATCTCGCGCACGTCGACAAGCTCCACAAGTCACTGCAGACCGCGGTCCATCTCGCCCAGCAGTACGGCGCGACCCTCTGCTACGCCGCGGTCACGCCGAACGGACCGTCTTCGGTGGCGGCCTCGGCGGAGGAATTCGAGCAGAAGCTCAAGGCGTTCGCCGCCGAGCAGGGCGAAACCCACGGGGTGAAGACCCGCTCCGTCGCCGTCGTCGCGCACGACGCCGCGGTCGAGCTCGACGACAGGCTGCTGGACACCATCGAGGAAACCGGCGCCGATCTCGTGGTCATGGCATCCCATGTGCCGGGCCTGGCGGACCGGCTCCACATCATGCACTCCAACGCCGGCAGGATTGCCACGCGGGCGGAGGTATCGGTCTTCGTCGTGCGCTAG
- the fliR gene encoding flagellar biosynthetic protein FliR: MLALDALATAYHALLWPLLRTSSFVAIAPVLGARNVTPRARLTMALALALLLAMVLPAPPEMPLFGADWWLAVVQQVVVGLAIGFIFLFAFEAVALGAEAISAAAGLSFAQLTDPLRGTSSGVLAAFMTVIAMLIFLAMDGHLRLIDALVTSFTLFPVGGALPGPEQIDAWLRFSAIIFTGAAQVSLPVLTALLAANLALGLVSRAAPALNLFAIGFPATLLLVLLAMWAWLPAITAPLGELFDETFLVAAGRAS; encoded by the coding sequence GTGCTCGCCCTCGACGCGCTGGCGACCGCCTACCACGCGCTGCTCTGGCCGCTCCTGCGCACCAGCAGCTTCGTCGCCATCGCGCCGGTGCTGGGGGCACGCAACGTCACGCCGCGCGCGCGGCTGACGATGGCACTGGCCCTGGCGCTGCTGCTGGCGATGGTGCTGCCCGCGCCACCCGAGATGCCCCTGTTCGGCGCCGACTGGTGGCTGGCCGTGGTCCAGCAGGTGGTGGTCGGCCTCGCCATCGGCTTCATCTTCCTGTTCGCCTTCGAGGCGGTGGCGCTCGGCGCCGAGGCCATATCGGCCGCCGCCGGTCTGTCGTTCGCGCAGCTCACCGATCCGCTGCGCGGCACCAGCTCGGGTGTGCTGGCCGCCTTCATGACGGTGATCGCGATGCTCATCTTCCTCGCCATGGACGGGCATCTCCGGTTGATCGACGCGCTGGTCACCAGCTTCACCCTGTTCCCGGTGGGCGGCGCGCTGCCCGGACCGGAGCAGATCGACGCCTGGCTGCGCTTCTCCGCGATCATCTTCACCGGTGCCGCGCAGGTATCGCTTCCCGTGCTCACCGCGCTGCTGGCGGCCAATCTCGCCCTCGGCCTGGTGTCGCGCGCCGCACCGGCGCTCAACCTCTTCGCCATCGGCTTCCCGGCGACGCTGCTGCTGGTGCTGCTGGCGATGTGGGCGTGGCTCCCGGCCATCACCGCGCCGCTGGGCGAACTGTTCGACGAGACCTTCCTGGTCGCCGCCGGCCGCGCCTCGTAG
- the fliQ gene encoding flagellar biosynthesis protein FliQ → MTPEAVLSIGRGALEVVVLLAAPMLGVALLVGLVIGVFQAATQINEMTLSFIPKLLAVAAALLVAGPWMLGLLVDYTQRLFTSIPGLIG, encoded by the coding sequence GTGACGCCCGAGGCGGTCCTGTCCATCGGCCGCGGCGCCCTGGAGGTGGTGGTGCTGCTGGCCGCTCCGATGCTCGGTGTCGCGCTGCTGGTGGGCCTGGTGATCGGCGTCTTCCAGGCCGCCACCCAGATCAACGAGATGACGCTGAGCTTCATCCCCAAGCTGCTCGCGGTGGCGGCCGCGCTGCTGGTGGCGGGGCCGTGGATGCTGGGACTGCTGGTCGACTACACGCAGCGGCTGTTCACCAGCATCCCCGGACTCATCGGCTAG
- the fliP gene encoding flagellar type III secretion system pore protein FliP (The bacterial flagellar biogenesis protein FliP forms a type III secretion system (T3SS)-type pore required for flagellar assembly.), giving the protein MTRALLPLLAFAGLLLAGPAVAQETGLPALTMTTGEDGNQTWSLSFQVLVAMTLVTLLPALLLSMTGFVRIIVVLGLLRQALGTGQTPSNPILLGLALLLTAFIMQPTASAVWEQAAEPYTEEQLDFGEALTAAQQPIRTFMLQQTRQADLATFARLAGDEPYDGADAVPFTVLAAAFVTSELKTAFQIGFLLFIPFVIIDLVVASVLMSLGMMMLSPMLISLPFKLMLFVLVDGWTLVIGALAGSFA; this is encoded by the coding sequence ATGACGCGCGCGCTGTTGCCGCTGCTGGCGTTCGCCGGTCTCCTGCTGGCCGGCCCCGCCGTCGCACAGGAGACGGGACTGCCGGCGCTCACCATGACCACCGGCGAGGACGGCAACCAGACCTGGAGCCTGAGCTTCCAGGTGCTGGTGGCGATGACGCTGGTGACGCTGCTGCCGGCGCTGCTGCTGTCGATGACCGGCTTCGTGCGCATCATCGTGGTGCTCGGTCTGCTGCGTCAGGCGCTGGGCACCGGTCAGACGCCGTCGAATCCGATCCTGCTCGGCCTGGCGCTGCTGCTCACCGCCTTCATCATGCAGCCCACCGCCAGTGCGGTATGGGAACAGGCCGCCGAGCCCTACACCGAGGAGCAGCTCGACTTCGGCGAGGCGCTCACCGCCGCCCAGCAGCCCATCCGCACCTTCATGCTGCAGCAGACGCGACAGGCCGACCTCGCCACCTTCGCCCGCCTGGCCGGGGACGAGCCCTATGACGGTGCCGATGCGGTGCCGTTCACGGTGCTGGCCGCGGCCTTCGTCACCAGCGAGCTGAAGACCGCCTTCCAGATCGGCTTCCTGCTGTTCATCCCCTTCGTGATCATCGATCTGGTGGTGGCCAGCGTGCTGATGTCGCTGGGCATGATGATGCTGTCGCCGATGCTGATCAGCCTTCCGTTCAAGCTCATGCTCTTCGTGCTGGTAGACGGCTGGACGCTGGTCATCGGTGCGCTCGCCGGGAGCTTCGCGTGA
- a CDS encoding flagellar biosynthetic protein FliO, which yields MEAASLTDGTAAAALRAFVALLVVVALILATAWGVRRLRGGFVPAAGWFRVRAAHALGPRDRVMLVDAAGAHLLLSVGQNGVRVLHRYDDAPELPEAQAAMPFAERLARMRRGGE from the coding sequence ATGGAAGCGGCCTCGCTCACCGACGGCACTGCCGCCGCCGCGCTGCGCGCCTTCGTTGCGCTGCTGGTGGTGGTGGCGTTGATCCTGGCCACGGCCTGGGGCGTGCGTCGCCTGCGTGGCGGTTTCGTGCCCGCAGCCGGCTGGTTCCGGGTGCGGGCCGCGCATGCGCTCGGACCGCGCGATCGCGTCATGCTGGTCGATGCCGCCGGCGCCCACCTGCTGCTGTCGGTGGGGCAGAACGGCGTGCGCGTGCTGCACCGCTACGACGATGCACCGGAATTGCCGGAGGCGCAGGCGGCGATGCCCTTCGCCGAACGGCTGGCGCGCATGCGCCGGGGTGGCGAATGA
- the fliN gene encoding flagellar motor switch protein FliN: protein MSETAYSDTETEAPAKSASASGEARPAQFEDLQQDKPADGAQPDVNLDVILDVGVSLSMEVGRVRIPIRNLLQLSQGSVVELDRLAGEPLDVFVNGTLIAHGEVVMVNDKFGVRLTDVVSPAERIRKLR from the coding sequence ATGAGCGAAACCGCCTACAGCGACACCGAGACCGAAGCGCCGGCCAAGAGCGCGTCCGCATCCGGCGAGGCGCGTCCCGCGCAGTTCGAGGATCTGCAGCAGGACAAGCCGGCCGACGGCGCGCAGCCCGACGTCAACCTGGACGTCATCCTCGACGTCGGCGTCTCGCTGTCGATGGAGGTCGGCCGCGTGCGCATCCCGATCCGCAATCTGCTCCAGCTTTCGCAGGGCTCGGTGGTCGAGCTCGACCGCCTCGCCGGCGAACCGCTGGACGTGTTCGTCAACGGCACCCTCATCGCCCACGGCGAAGTGGTGATGGTCAACGACAAGTTCGGCGTTCGCCTGACCGATGTGGTCAGCCCGGCCGAGCGCATCCGCAAGCTGCGCTAG
- the fliM gene encoding flagellar motor switch protein FliM gives MSGNDLLSQDEIDALLGGVDSGAVSTDEDDPLAGEARPYDLAAQDRIIRGRLPTLEMINERFARYFRIGLFNMLRRSPEISIRGVEMVKFSDYVHSLFVPTSLNLVKIKPLRGTGLFVFEPKLVVTAVDTFFGGAGRYPVKIEGREFTPVESRVIQLMLRQAFHDMHEAWAPVMNLDFEHSGSEVNPHFATIVSPSELVVVSKFHVELEGGSGDIHVTLPYAMVEPIKDLLDAGLQSDRDDRDDRWAAALKSRMQDAEVELCTVLDTPQLSLRRVMQLKAGDVIPLDWQDAVELTVEDLPVFRGRLGTANGNHAVQITEFARREGGASALG, from the coding sequence ATGAGCGGCAACGACCTTCTCTCCCAGGACGAGATCGACGCGCTGCTCGGCGGCGTCGATTCCGGCGCGGTCAGCACCGACGAGGACGATCCGCTCGCCGGCGAGGCGCGTCCCTATGACCTGGCGGCGCAGGACCGCATCATCCGCGGCCGCCTGCCGACGCTGGAGATGATCAACGAGCGCTTCGCGCGCTACTTCCGCATCGGCCTGTTCAACATGCTGCGGCGCTCGCCGGAGATCTCCATCCGCGGCGTCGAGATGGTGAAGTTCTCCGACTACGTGCACTCGCTGTTCGTGCCCACCAGCCTCAATCTGGTGAAGATCAAGCCGCTGCGCGGCACCGGCCTGTTCGTCTTCGAGCCCAAGCTGGTGGTGACCGCGGTCGATACCTTCTTCGGCGGCGCCGGGCGCTATCCGGTGAAGATCGAGGGGCGCGAGTTCACGCCGGTGGAATCGCGCGTCATCCAGCTCATGCTGCGCCAGGCCTTCCACGACATGCACGAGGCGTGGGCGCCCGTCATGAACCTGGACTTCGAGCACAGCGGTTCGGAGGTGAACCCGCACTTCGCGACCATCGTCTCGCCCAGCGAGCTGGTCGTGGTCTCGAAGTTCCACGTCGAGCTGGAGGGCGGTTCGGGCGACATCCACGTGACGCTGCCCTACGCCATGGTGGAGCCGATCAAGGATCTGCTCGACGCCGGCCTGCAGTCCGATCGCGACGATCGCGACGACCGCTGGGCGGCAGCGCTCAAGAGCCGCATGCAGGACGCCGAGGTCGAGCTGTGCACGGTGCTCGACACGCCCCAGCTCAGCCTGCGCCGCGTCATGCAGCTCAAGGCGGGCGACGTCATCCCGCTGGACTGGCAGGACGCCGTCGAGCTCACCGTCGAGGACCTGCCGGTATTCCGCGGCCGTCTCGGCACCGCCAACGGCAACCATGCCGTCCAGATCACCGAATTCGCGCGCCGCGAGGGCGGCGCGTCCGCGCTCGGCTGA
- a CDS encoding flagellar basal body-associated protein FliL: MAEAAAQDDSRKGGGMMRTLIVGLLMAALGGGGGWYYLTQVAAHAETDEPAAPRLAEPIYWPFEPAFVVNLPDGAYMRYLKIDVALMTRDSAVPGALEKHAPLLRNELLMLMSTADYQNLLTRDGKEALRAQSLDAINARLAELEVAESAVEAIYFTNFVMQ, translated from the coding sequence ATGGCCGAGGCAGCAGCTCAGGATGACAGCAGGAAGGGCGGCGGGATGATGCGCACGCTGATCGTGGGGCTGCTGATGGCAGCGCTCGGCGGTGGCGGTGGCTGGTACTACCTGACGCAGGTGGCCGCGCATGCCGAGACCGACGAACCGGCGGCACCCAGGCTGGCGGAGCCGATCTACTGGCCCTTCGAGCCGGCCTTCGTGGTGAATCTGCCGGACGGCGCCTACATGCGCTACCTGAAGATCGATGTGGCCCTGATGACGCGTGATTCGGCCGTTCCGGGGGCGCTCGAGAAGCACGCGCCGCTGCTGCGCAACGAGCTGCTCATGCTGATGTCGACCGCCGACTACCAGAACCTCCTCACGCGCGACGGCAAGGAAGCCCTGCGCGCGCAGTCGCTGGATGCGATCAATGCCCGCCTCGCCGAGCTCGAGGTGGCCGAGAGCGCCGTCGAGGCGATCTACTTCACCAACTTCGTCATGCAATGA